TGACGcgcaaaatcaaattttaaatgtttctgtataaagttttaaaactaGACATGGATTTCATACCTGTAGATGTTGAGGAACATAAAGACTACATAAAGACTATCGAATGGCATATGATggataaaaacaaattttttccattgtccATGTTGAGTTCCTTCAGTGTTCGATGCGCCTTGTACCCCTTAACGTTAATTAAAACTCGTTTACAAGTGCAGAAGCACAATGATATATATTCAGGTAAGTTTAGATTCATTCACATATTCTCATAAGAAAATACAATGTCTAGCTAAGCTTTCTACAAAATGGCACtgttaaaatagaaaaatacaatcagAGGCGCAGTGGGTAAATCCCTTTAGAGACCTTTATTTGCAACTTGTAAATACTTACTAGTGTTGGAATCAGTAACTTCATATCCATCCTACATTTGTTTTCAAATCCAGGTGTTACGGACTGGTTTTCTTGAGATGTTGGTGGTTAGTTGCATGGTTACCATGAACATCTGAAAAACTCTCAGGTTTCATATTTATAACTAGATTTTTCTGAACcctattttatgaaaatatgtgTATACCTGTTATTCTGGTTCTAATTGTTATCTGATAATGacacatttgatttttagtatAGAGCAGGTggtgaattaaattttaaataacgtaTCTCATAAATCAAATTCTTGTAGGTAACTTAACTTCAACTAAAGTTCTATTGTtgttaaagaattttaataacacCCAGGTTCTGTTTCAATGGTTTTATGGATATTTGCTTTTAACTATAGTTGACATAATATCAGTTATGTAGTTCTAAAGTGAATAATACTGTTTGAGAGCTGATATTGTTTTAATCATTGTTGTTTTTCAGGAATGTTTGACgcttatggaaaaatttacaaatatgaAGGAATTTCTGGCCTTTATAAGGGTTTTTGGATTTCATCAGTACAAATCGTGAGCGGtaggtattttaattatatacttAAGTGGTTATATTGCCTAATATAACAATCTTTCAAagggttatttttattattggaaTAATACCAGTCAGGTCTTCTGagctcaaatatttatttatatattcagATGTAAAGACGAAcatttaaagcaaataattCTATACAATACATAATATAGGTAaccaaaaaacaatattatttgcaGGTGTATTTTATATATCTACGTACGAAGGCGTAAGACACCTGCTAGCACAAAAAAATGTAGATTCACGACTTAGAGCTCTGGTAGCAGGTGGATGTGCGTCATTGGTGGGCCAGACCATTATTGTACCATTTGACGTTTTAAGTCAGCATCTTATGATGATAGGAACCAtgggtaaaaaaaatgttagtaCCACAAGATATCCCCTTATCAATTATTATATTCCTGTTCCTCATAAATTCCAAAGAGTTTCAACCTTTTTTCAGATAGCATTTAATCCTTTAGGAATAAATAATAGCCCAGATAGGAGTAAATTAGCCATGACGGTAGAGTTAacgagaaaaataattcaaatggaTGGAATTAGCGGGTTTTATAGAGGATATTGGGCGAGTTTAGCGGCGTATGTACCTAATTCTGCTCTTTGGTGGGGTTTCTACCATTTTTACCAAGGTATGCAGGGAGAggtatttgttaattatacatcaaaatataattaacaTATTCACTAATACATGATACTATTGCACAATGACATTTAGTTCAAACTATGAtgtaatgagaaaaaaaattaatttgttgtcATCCTTTATACTTTCAAGCtgtttttatatgaaaatattggCCATGATCGATATTTCAGATGAACTTTTGAAGATAATTCCCTCGTCCGTATCTCATTTGTTGATACAAACATTAGCCGGAACCTTAGGAGGCTTCACCACTACCGTTATTACGAATCCCTTAGATATTGTAAGGGCCAGATTACAGGTTCAAAGAGTGGAGTCCATGGGACTCGTATTTCGGGACCTATGGCGGGAAGAAGGGCTGCGTATGTTTTCCAAAGGGCTTAGCGCCAGGTTAGTACAGTCTGCCACTTTTAGCTTTAGCATAATTCTAGGATATGAGACAATTAAACGAGTGTCAGTTAATGAAGAATACAGAGAGTATGTTCGGTGGTGATATAGATTTACGtcatgtttattttcataggaaaattatttttggctcGTGAAGTACATGTACGTTGTAGTAGAAGAGTGTCTGATGAATCTTGAAGTAATCcaaagaaatttgtttatgataGAGAGATATTGTGTGATAGTTTAGAGCAATATAGGGAATATACATAAAATCATTTAATCAAAGAAAGGCCTTTTATCATGATATATGATAGGCCaagttcaataaattatttcacatTGAAGTTCACACTAATTTAGAGAAATTACCACTAATTTAATAGCTTAAATATAATTGTTCTGCACGTACCTGAAGCCCATCGAATGATTTATTGGTAATTCAGTTCA
The sequence above is a segment of the Euwallacea fornicatus isolate EFF26 chromosome 16, ASM4011564v1, whole genome shotgun sequence genome. Coding sequences within it:
- the LOC136344224 gene encoding solute carrier family 25 member 44 is translated as MFLYKVLKLDMDFIPVDVEEHKDYIKTIEWHMMDKNKFFPLSMLSSFSVRCALYPLTLIKTRLQVQKHNDIYSGMFDAYGKIYKYEGISGLYKGFWISSVQIVSGVFYISTYEGVRHLLAQKNVDSRLRALVAGGCASLVGQTIIVPFDVLSQHLMMIGTMGKKNIAFNPLGINNSPDRSKLAMTVELTRKIIQMDGISGFYRGYWASLAAYVPNSALWWGFYHFYQDELLKIIPSSVSHLLIQTLAGTLGGFTTTVITNPLDIVRARLQVQRVESMGLVFRDLWREEGLRMFSKGLSARLVQSATFSFSIILGYETIKRVSVNEEYREYVRW